The genome window TTGAGCCGGAACGCGTTATTATGTTCCGGGTGCCCTGGGTAGATGATCAGGGTAACATTCAGGTTAATCGCGGATTTCGTATCGAAATGAATAGTGCAATCGGGCCGTACAAAGGCGGATTGCGTTTTCACCCATCTGTAAACCTTGGCATTTTAAAATTTTTGGCATTCGAACAAGTATTCAAAAACAGCCTGACATCCCTGCCGATGGGCGGTGGCAAAGGCGGCTCGGATTTTGATCCCAAAGGTAAAAGCGATATGGAAGTGATGCGTTTTTGCCAAAGCTTTATGTCGGAACTGAATCGTCATATCGGCGCGGATACGGATGTGCCCGCCGGCGATATCGGCGTTGGCGGCCGGGAAATCGGCTATCTGTTCGGACAATACAAACGGCTGACAAACCGGTTCGACGGTGTGTTAACCGGAAAAGGCATCAATTGGGGCGGATCGCTCATCCGGCCGGAAGCAACCGGTTACGGCAGCGTATATTTTGCAGCAGAAATGCTCTCAACCCGCAACGAAACGCTCGAAGGTAAAATTTGTTTGGTTTCCGGCAGCGGAAATGTTGCCCAGTATACGGTTGAAAAACTGATCCAGCTTGGTGCGAAAGTTGTTACGCTATCCGATTCCCAGGGTTATGTTTACGACGAAGCCGGAATCGATATGGAAAAATTGCAATATGTGATGGATTTGAAAAACTATCGTCGCGGGCGCATTAAAGAATACACAGATGTGTACAAAAGCGCCGTTTACACACCGGTCGATCCGAACAGCGATCACAACCCGATGTGGGACCACAAAGCACATTGCGCATTCCCCAGCGCAACCCAAAATGAAATCAACGCAAAAGACGCCCAAAATTTATTGAAAAACGGCGTTTACGTCGTTTCCGAAGGCGCAAATATGCCCACAACCAACGAAGGCGTCAGAATATTTTTGGAAAACCGGATTTTATACGGCCCCGGCAAAGCAGCAAACGCCGGCGGTGTTGCCGTATCCGGATTGGAAATGTCGCAAAACAGCATGCGCCTCTCATGGACCCGTGAAGAAGTGGACAATCGGCTCCGCCAGATTATGAAAAATATTCACAGAACATGTGTGGATGTTTCGGAACGGTTCAACACGCAGGGTAATTATGTAAACGGTGCCAACATCGGCGGATTCCTGAAAGTTGCCGATGCGATGCTCGATCAGGGTGTTGTGTAATTTATTGGCAAATCGACAGAAAACAAAAAAGGCGGTTGATCAACCGCCTTTTTTTATGTGAACATTTATAATTTTTTAGAACGATAATTTGCCCAGCGCCGTTTCCAGATTGCTCATAATTTCCTCAACCTCTTCCAGTTTGCAGGTTCCGACAGACAGGCGATACCAGTTGGATTCTTCCGAGGTTCCAAAATATGAGAACGGCAAAATACCCACTTTTGCCTCATCCAGAATATAGCGATGCACGGCTGCGTTGCTTTCCAGGACTTGTCCGCTTGCGGTTTTGGCGCCTTTCAGATCCATTTGCACGGTAAGATAAATCGCTGCCTGCGGCTCGATGGCATCTACCTTAAACCCCTTTTCTTTCAACGATTTAAATCCGTTGTAAAAACCATGCAGGCGTTGCTGGATTTCTGAGCAAATGTGGGTCATGTATTCATCCACCGCCGCATGATTTTTCAGGAATCTGCCCGTACCGATTTGCTCCGGTTTTGGCGCCCACGCGCCCATGTGCGATACGATGGATCGCATTTTAGCCATCACATCCACCGGACCAAATCCCCACCCCAAACGCACGCCGGTAGCCGCAAACGATTTGGAAATCCCGTCGATAAAAATAGAATATTCGCGCATCGCAGGACGCAGTTGCACTGCGTTGTAATGCTTATTTTCGCCAAAAGTGAGTTGCCAGTAAATGCTGTCGAACACGACATACAGCGGGCGCTGACCGCTGCGGCGATGGTTTTCCGCCAACACCAGATCGCAAATAGATTCCAGTTTCGCCTTGCTCATTACCGTTCCGGTGGGGTTCAGCGGCGAGCACAGCATGATCATCCGGGCATCTTTAACCAGCGGCGCCAGATCTTCTGCGTCGGGCATAAAATTTTGCTCCGGTGAGGTTTCAAAAAATACCGGAATCGATGTGGATAATTGAGTGTAATGGTCGTTATTCCACGATGGCACGGGATAAATAACCTTGTCTCCCGGATCGGTAGTCGCGAGATAGGCTGCATAAATCAGCGGTCGGGCACCACTGGCAATCAACAAACTGTTGGTGTCGTATTGGACATCCATTTTCATTTTCAACAATTCGCTGACGGCTTCCAACAGCACGGGCAATCCTTTGGCACCGGGATAATTGGTCTGGTTTTCCTGATAGGCTTTGGTAATTTCCGCTTTCAGCAATTCCGGAATCGGGAAAATTTGTGAATTAAAATCACCAATGGTCAAATTATAGAATTTTTCGCCTCGGGCAATCCGTTCATTGATTTCTGCTGCCAATGTGATTATCGGTGAAGTTTTAACGCCCTGCGCTAACCGCGATACTCTCATATTTATCTCCAGTTTATTGTGCACTCGTTGATTCTGCATAATTCTCGTGAGCTTAAATGTAACACCGGGCATCTCTCGAAAAAAATCCAAAAAGCGATTTTTGGGTAAAAAAGAAAAATGCGATCACCGGAAATTCACACTTCTGATGATCGCAGGAGACTGGCGGAACATGGCTTATCCGCCGGTAAAATGAGATTTGTATTTTTGACTGATTTCTGAAAAAAAGGGCATCCGGCGTGCCCAACACCGGCTGCCCAACTGGAGATATGATGATGCAGAGCAAGATGACAGTAAAAACGGGTTAATTGGCCTATTTAATCAACCTCTTACTGTAACTTACAACATCAGATAATCCAATTTTCATGCCACGAATTAACCATATGTTGTAAAACGATTTTATGATATTGATTTTATTTGACTTATCTTGCAAAATGTTATTTTAGAAAACAAAAAGCCATTCATCGCACCGTGCATATAATTCACCTTCGTGCAAATGGTGCATTATTTAAATTGTAATGTTAATCGCAGCATTAACGACAACTGGGTTTATTATTGTTTTTGTGGGTTGCAACATCTATATTTTATGACTATTTGCAATTTAAAAACCTGAATATTGGAGCCCTGCTGTCTGCATGCACCTTTCGATTCGTTTTGGCACTATTTTGGCATTAATGTACTGGTTGAGCAGCTGTATATCGGATGCGCCGCGAATTAACCCACTTGATCCGGCGTTTACTGTAAACCAGAAAATACGGATTCAGGGAAAAGTGACCCGTTTTAACACAACAACCGGCATTGCCAACGCCCAAATTTCAATCGGCTCCGGCGAGGTTTTCACCAGAAGCGATGCGAATGGCAATTACACGCTGGAAGCGAATCTCGCGGATGGCAGCTATTTGCTCCGTTGCAACGCGCCCGGATATGCCGCCGATTCCACCCAAATAAATTTGCAGGCAGAAACCGCCGCCCAACAAAATTTTTTGCTGAACGGGCTGCCGGAGCTGGAATCCATTTCGCTGACCACCCGTCATCTGGGTTCATTTATTCCGCCGGATGCGTTTTTTATCGATCTTTTGGTTACAGTAGATGATGTGGATGGGTTGAGCGATATCGATCTGGTGTGGTGCGAAATTCCCGATCTGCAATTTTCGGATACCCTGCAAATTATCCAGCAAAGCCAGCAATATTTTGCGCGGCTCACCACCCGGCAACTGGATGTTTCTGCGCTGGAAGCGCTGCAGGGCACGCCGTTTTTTGTTTACGTACGGGATATGCAAGGGGATGTAACCATGTCCGATGCCCGGTTTATCAGCCGGATTATCGATACTGCACCCGTTACCACTTCCCCAACCGGATTGACCGGACAACCTGTTCAATTCCAATGGCAGGCATTTGCGCAACCGTATTCGTTTATTTACCGGATAGAGGTTTATCCAAACGTAAACATCGCATTACCGCCGGTTGCAACCATCAACTCTATCCCGTCGGATGAAACGACCATCCAGCTTTCAACAACGCTCACCGCCGGGGAATACTATTGGGTGCTTTACGCCGTCGATGCATTCGGGAACTACAGCCGCTCTGTTCAAACTGCGTTGATAATTGGCAGCGCACCATCGACATCACCCACAAACAATGGATTGATTGAATGAGTACCGTAAACCC of Calditrichia bacterium contains these proteins:
- a CDS encoding aminotransferase class I/II-fold pyridoxal phosphate-dependent enzyme yields the protein MRVSRLAQGVKTSPIITLAAEINERIARGEKFYNLTIGDFNSQIFPIPELLKAEITKAYQENQTNYPGAKGLPVLLEAVSELLKMKMDVQYDTNSLLIASGARPLIYAAYLATTDPGDKVIYPVPSWNNDHYTQLSTSIPVFFETSPEQNFMPDAEDLAPLVKDARMIMLCSPLNPTGTVMSKAKLESICDLVLAENHRRSGQRPLYVVFDSIYWQLTFGENKHYNAVQLRPAMREYSIFIDGISKSFAATGVRLGWGFGPVDVMAKMRSIVSHMGAWAPKPEQIGTGRFLKNHAAVDEYMTHICSEIQQRLHGFYNGFKSLKEKGFKVDAIEPQAAIYLTVQMDLKGAKTASGQVLESNAAVHRYILDEAKVGILPFSYFGTSEESNWYRLSVGTCKLEEVEEIMSNLETALGKLSF
- a CDS encoding carboxypeptidase regulatory-like domain-containing protein, producing MHLSIRFGTILALMYWLSSCISDAPRINPLDPAFTVNQKIRIQGKVTRFNTTTGIANAQISIGSGEVFTRSDANGNYTLEANLADGSYLLRCNAPGYAADSTQINLQAETAAQQNFLLNGLPELESISLTTRHLGSFIPPDAFFIDLLVTVDDVDGLSDIDLVWCEIPDLQFSDTLQIIQQSQQYFARLTTRQLDVSALEALQGTPFFVYVRDMQGDVTMSDARFISRIIDTAPVTTSPTGLTGQPVQFQWQAFAQPYSFIYRIEVYPNVNIALPPVATINSIPSDETTIQLSTTLTAGEYYWVLYAVDAFGNYSRSVQTALIIGSAPSTSPTNNGLIE
- the gdhA gene encoding NADP-specific glutamate dehydrogenase, giving the protein MQDYVLNLLTEVKAKNPGEPEFHQAVEEVVESLALVLERHSEYRAAKVLERLVEPERVIMFRVPWVDDQGNIQVNRGFRIEMNSAIGPYKGGLRFHPSVNLGILKFLAFEQVFKNSLTSLPMGGGKGGSDFDPKGKSDMEVMRFCQSFMSELNRHIGADTDVPAGDIGVGGREIGYLFGQYKRLTNRFDGVLTGKGINWGGSLIRPEATGYGSVYFAAEMLSTRNETLEGKICLVSGSGNVAQYTVEKLIQLGAKVVTLSDSQGYVYDEAGIDMEKLQYVMDLKNYRRGRIKEYTDVYKSAVYTPVDPNSDHNPMWDHKAHCAFPSATQNEINAKDAQNLLKNGVYVVSEGANMPTTNEGVRIFLENRILYGPGKAANAGGVAVSGLEMSQNSMRLSWTREEVDNRLRQIMKNIHRTCVDVSERFNTQGNYVNGANIGGFLKVADAMLDQGVV